Proteins from a single region of Streptomyces sp. HUAS 15-9:
- a CDS encoding amino acid permease — protein MLDQGAPPHNRRETTSAPSGVAAGLMRRKPVESLVAEGGQGEGGTLRRSLGLWQLTMISIGATLGTGIFVVLGDAVPEAGPAVTLAFVIAGLTALFSALSYAELAGSIPVAGSSYSYAYATMGELVAWVCGWCLVLEYGVSVAAVAVGWGEYLNELLDGTIGVTIPTALSSAPGEGGIINLPALIVVLLAMVFLLGGARESARANTIMVCVKIAALVLFCSIGFMGFKSGNYADFMPLGMAGVSAAGATLFFSYIGFDAASTAGEEAKNPKRDLPRAIMLSLIIVTALYVLVAAVAVGAWNWKKFDGSEATLAAIMNDVSGQTFWGTLLALGAVISIASVVLTVLYGQTRILFAMSRDGLVPKALGKVHPKTGAPRLNTVIVSLFCGVLAALIPLGKLVDATSIGTLFAFGLVNIAVVILRYRRPELERTFKVPFGPVLPVLGFLFCAYNMFSLDTVTWVVFGCWMAAGLVFYFLYGYRRSRLATPES, from the coding sequence GTGCTCGATCAAGGCGCACCCCCGCACAACCGCAGAGAGACCACATCGGCGCCCTCGGGTGTCGCCGCGGGCCTCATGCGTCGCAAGCCCGTGGAAAGCCTGGTGGCGGAGGGCGGCCAGGGCGAGGGAGGCACGCTCCGGCGCTCCCTCGGCCTGTGGCAGCTGACGATGATCAGCATCGGTGCCACACTCGGCACCGGCATCTTCGTCGTCCTCGGTGACGCCGTTCCGGAGGCCGGTCCCGCGGTCACTCTGGCCTTTGTCATCGCCGGTCTCACGGCTCTCTTCTCGGCCCTGTCGTACGCCGAACTGGCGGGCAGCATCCCGGTCGCCGGCTCCTCCTACTCGTATGCGTACGCAACGATGGGTGAGCTGGTCGCCTGGGTTTGCGGCTGGTGCCTCGTGCTCGAGTACGGCGTGTCGGTGGCCGCGGTCGCCGTCGGCTGGGGCGAGTACCTGAACGAGCTGCTCGACGGCACCATCGGCGTCACCATCCCGACCGCCCTGTCCTCGGCGCCCGGCGAGGGCGGCATCATCAACCTGCCCGCCCTGATCGTCGTCCTGCTGGCGATGGTGTTCCTGCTCGGTGGCGCACGTGAGTCCGCCCGAGCCAACACGATCATGGTGTGCGTGAAGATCGCCGCCCTGGTGCTGTTCTGCTCGATCGGTTTCATGGGCTTCAAGTCCGGCAACTACGCCGACTTCATGCCGCTAGGCATGGCCGGGGTCAGCGCCGCTGGTGCCACGCTGTTCTTCTCGTACATCGGCTTCGACGCCGCCTCCACCGCCGGTGAGGAGGCGAAGAACCCCAAGCGGGACCTGCCGCGGGCGATCATGCTGTCGCTGATCATCGTGACCGCGCTGTACGTGCTCGTCGCGGCCGTCGCCGTCGGCGCCTGGAACTGGAAGAAGTTCGACGGCTCGGAGGCCACCCTCGCCGCGATCATGAACGATGTCAGCGGCCAGACCTTCTGGGGCACGCTGCTCGCCCTGGGCGCGGTCATCTCCATTGCGAGCGTGGTGCTCACCGTGCTCTACGGCCAGACCCGCATCCTCTTTGCGATGTCCCGCGACGGCCTGGTGCCCAAGGCGCTCGGCAAGGTCCACCCGAAGACCGGCGCGCCCCGCCTCAACACGGTGATCGTGTCCCTGTTCTGCGGTGTGCTCGCCGCGCTCATCCCGCTGGGCAAGCTCGTCGACGCCACCAGCATCGGCACGCTGTTCGCCTTCGGCCTGGTCAACATCGCGGTCGTCATCCTGCGGTACCGGCGGCCGGAGCTGGAGCGCACGTTCAAGGTGCCGTTCGGGCCGGTCCTGCCGGTGCTGGGCTTCCTGTTCTGCGCGTACAACATGTTCAGCCTCGACACCGTCACCTGGGTCGTCTTCGGGTGCTGGATGGCCGCCGGACTCGTGTTCTACTTCCTGTACGGCTACCGCCGTTCCCGACTCGCAACACCTGAGAGCTGA
- a CDS encoding GuaB1 family IMP dehydrogenase-related protein, with translation MRFLNDIQPAYDLTYDDVFMVPSRSAVGSRQGVDLSSPDGTGTTIPLVVANMTAIAGRRMAETVARRGGLVVIPQDIPIDVVTDVVSWVKSRHLVLDTPIVLAPHQTVADALGLLSKRAHNAGVVVDEDGRPIGVVTDRDLTGVDRFTQLTEIMSTDLLLLDADIAPREAFNVLDGHNRRYAPAVDKDGRLAGILTRKGALRATLYTPATDANGKLRIAAAVGINGDVAGKAKQLLDAGVDTLVIDTAHGHQESMISAVKLVRDLDPRVPIAAGNIVSAEGVKDLIDAGADIIKVGVGPGAMCTTRMMTGVGRPQFSAVLECAAEAKKYGKHVWADGGVRHPRDVAMALAAGASNVMVGSWFAGTFESPGDLQQDADGRLYKESYGMASARAVRNRTSEESSYDRARKALFEEGISTSRMFLDPVRPGVEDLIDSIIAGVRSSCTYAGAASLEEFAEKAIVGIQSAAGYAEGKPLHASWN, from the coding sequence GTGCGTTTCCTCAATGACATCCAGCCCGCGTACGACCTGACGTACGACGACGTGTTCATGGTGCCGAGCCGCTCCGCGGTCGGCTCGCGTCAGGGCGTGGACCTCAGCTCCCCGGACGGCACGGGCACCACGATCCCGCTGGTCGTCGCCAATATGACCGCGATCGCGGGGCGCCGGATGGCGGAGACCGTGGCCCGGCGCGGCGGCCTGGTGGTGATCCCGCAGGACATCCCGATCGACGTCGTCACCGACGTCGTCTCCTGGGTGAAGAGCCGCCATCTGGTCCTCGACACGCCGATCGTGCTGGCCCCGCACCAGACCGTCGCCGACGCGCTGGGCCTGCTGTCCAAGCGCGCGCACAACGCCGGCGTGGTCGTCGACGAGGACGGCCGCCCGATCGGTGTCGTCACCGACCGGGACCTGACCGGCGTCGACCGCTTCACGCAGCTCACCGAGATCATGTCGACGGACCTGCTCCTGCTCGACGCCGACATCGCGCCGCGCGAGGCCTTCAACGTCCTCGACGGGCACAACCGCCGCTACGCCCCGGCCGTGGACAAGGACGGCAGGCTCGCCGGCATCCTCACCCGCAAGGGCGCCCTGCGCGCCACGCTCTACACCCCGGCCACCGACGCGAACGGCAAGCTGCGCATCGCCGCCGCCGTCGGCATCAACGGCGATGTGGCGGGCAAGGCCAAGCAGCTGCTCGACGCGGGCGTCGACACGCTCGTCATCGACACCGCGCACGGCCACCAGGAGTCGATGATCAGCGCTGTCAAGCTGGTGCGCGACCTCGACCCGCGGGTGCCGATCGCGGCGGGCAACATCGTCTCCGCCGAGGGCGTCAAGGACCTGATCGACGCCGGCGCGGACATCATCAAGGTCGGTGTAGGCCCCGGCGCCATGTGCACCACCCGGATGATGACCGGTGTCGGCCGGCCGCAGTTCTCCGCGGTCCTGGAGTGCGCCGCCGAGGCGAAGAAGTACGGCAAGCACGTCTGGGCCGACGGCGGTGTCCGGCATCCGCGCGATGTCGCGATGGCGCTCGCGGCCGGGGCGTCCAACGTGATGGTCGGCTCGTGGTTCGCGGGCACCTTCGAGTCGCCGGGCGACCTGCAGCAGGACGCCGACGGCCGCCTGTACAAGGAGTCGTACGGCATGGCGTCCGCGCGCGCGGTGCGCAACCGCACGTCGGAGGAGTCGTCCTACGACCGCGCCCGCAAGGCGCTGTTCGAGGAGGGCATCTCCACCTCCCGGATGTTCCTCGACCCGGTCCGTCCGGGTGTCGAGGACCTGATCGACTCGATCATCGCGGGCGTCCGCTCCTCCTGCACCTACGCCGGCGCGGCCTCCCTGGAGGAGTTCGCCGAGAAGGCCATCGTCGGCATCCAGAGCGCGGCGGGCTACGCCGAGGGCAAGCCGCTGCACGCCAGCTGGAACTGA
- a CDS encoding barstar family protein — protein MTSRRVVTLDLGGVADKAAFMDRFAQALALPDWFGRNWDALADSLGDPSFWPPDAAENGLLLVVGGWLEYAAARPDEWAVALEVFTEASGRDPLLTVALALG, from the coding sequence ATGACGAGCCGGCGGGTGGTGACGCTGGACCTCGGCGGGGTGGCCGACAAGGCCGCGTTCATGGACCGCTTCGCGCAGGCCCTCGCCCTGCCCGACTGGTTCGGCCGCAACTGGGACGCGCTCGCCGACAGCCTCGGCGACCCCTCGTTCTGGCCGCCGGACGCGGCCGAGAACGGGCTGCTCCTCGTCGTCGGCGGCTGGCTGGAGTACGCGGCGGCCCGACCCGACGAGTGGGCCGTGGCCCTGGAGGTGTTCACCGAGGCGTCCGGCCGTGACCCCCTCCTGACCGTGGCCCTCGCGCTGGGCTGA
- a CDS encoding sugar-binding transcriptional regulator — translation MNSSEEIAVSGMSAGRSAMRMGPAELVQAAAMARRFYLEGKSKIQIAEEFGVSRFKVARVLETALERDLVRIEIRVPAELDAERSDALRARYGLRHAVVVESPAEAEETPDPENLGEVAADLLGELVNEGDVLGLAWGRSTIHMAAALDRLPPCTVVQLTGVYDAGTAERGSVEAVRRAAQVSGGDAHPIYAPMLLPDAATAAALRHQTGIARAFEYFDKVTVACVSIGSWEPGISTVHDMLSDEERAHYASLGVAAEMSAHLFDAEGRRVGRDLGERCITVKADQLRRIPEVVAIAGGQRKASAIDAVLRSGLVTSLVTDTSAADYLMTAGPTPKPALNRADPDGA, via the coding sequence GTGAACAGCAGTGAGGAGATCGCCGTGTCGGGTATGTCGGCGGGCCGGTCAGCCATGCGGATGGGACCCGCCGAGCTGGTGCAGGCGGCGGCCATGGCCCGCCGCTTCTACCTCGAGGGCAAGTCCAAGATCCAGATCGCGGAGGAGTTCGGCGTCAGCCGCTTCAAAGTGGCCCGGGTTCTGGAGACTGCCCTCGAACGGGATCTCGTACGCATCGAGATCCGCGTGCCGGCCGAGCTGGACGCCGAGCGCTCCGACGCGCTCCGCGCCCGCTACGGCCTCAGGCACGCCGTCGTGGTCGAATCCCCGGCCGAGGCCGAGGAGACCCCCGACCCCGAGAACCTCGGCGAGGTGGCGGCCGACCTGCTCGGCGAGCTCGTCAACGAGGGGGACGTCCTCGGACTGGCCTGGGGCCGGTCCACCATCCACATGGCGGCGGCACTCGACCGGCTGCCGCCGTGCACGGTGGTGCAGCTGACGGGCGTGTACGACGCCGGGACCGCCGAGCGCGGCTCCGTCGAGGCCGTCCGCCGCGCCGCCCAGGTGTCCGGCGGCGACGCGCACCCCATCTACGCGCCGATGCTGCTGCCGGACGCGGCCACCGCGGCCGCGCTGCGCCACCAGACCGGGATCGCCCGGGCCTTCGAGTACTTCGACAAGGTCACGGTCGCCTGTGTCTCCATCGGCTCCTGGGAGCCGGGCATCTCGACGGTGCACGACATGCTCAGCGACGAGGAGCGGGCGCACTATGCCTCGCTCGGTGTCGCCGCCGAGATGTCCGCACACCTCTTCGACGCCGAGGGCCGACGCGTCGGCCGGGACCTGGGGGAGCGGTGCATCACGGTCAAGGCCGACCAGCTCCGCCGTATCCCCGAGGTCGTGGCGATCGCCGGCGGCCAGCGCAAGGCGTCCGCGATCGACGCGGTGCTGCGGTCGGGTCTGGTCACCAGCCTGGTGACGGACACGTCGGCCGCGGACTACCTGATGACCGCGGGCCCCACGCCGAAGCCCGCCCTGAACCGGGCGGACCCGGACGGCGCCTGA
- the rpe gene encoding ribulose-phosphate 3-epimerase has product MAVQINPSILSADFARLAEETKAAQGADWLHVDVMDNHFVPNLTLGVPVVESLARATDTPLDCHLMIEDADRWAPQYVEAGASSVTFHVEAAAAPVRLAREIRAKGARASMALKPATPIEPYEDLLPELDMLLIMTVEPGFGGQAFLDIMLPKIRRTRQLIEKHGLELWLQVDGGVSAATIERCADAGADVFVAGSAVYGAKDPADAVRALRAQAETATAKASWACDH; this is encoded by the coding sequence ATGGCCGTGCAGATCAACCCCAGCATCCTGTCCGCCGATTTCGCCCGCCTCGCGGAGGAGACGAAGGCGGCGCAGGGAGCCGACTGGCTCCACGTCGACGTGATGGACAACCATTTCGTCCCGAACCTCACGCTCGGCGTGCCGGTCGTAGAGTCCCTGGCACGAGCGACGGACACGCCGCTGGACTGCCATCTGATGATCGAGGACGCCGATCGGTGGGCGCCCCAGTACGTCGAAGCGGGTGCCTCGTCCGTCACCTTCCACGTCGAGGCGGCCGCCGCCCCGGTGCGGCTGGCCCGCGAGATCCGTGCCAAGGGCGCGCGTGCCTCCATGGCGCTCAAGCCCGCGACGCCCATCGAGCCGTACGAGGACCTGCTCCCCGAGCTCGACATGCTGCTGATCATGACGGTCGAGCCGGGCTTCGGTGGTCAGGCGTTCCTGGACATCATGCTGCCGAAGATCCGCCGCACGCGTCAGCTGATCGAGAAGCACGGTCTCGAGCTCTGGCTGCAGGTCGACGGAGGCGTCTCCGCGGCCACGATCGAGCGGTGCGCGGACGCGGGCGCCGATGTCTTTGTCGCCGGTTCGGCGGTGTACGGGGCGAAGGACCCGGCAGATGCGGTACGTGCACTGCGCGCCCAGGCGGAGACGGCCACCGCCAAGGCGTCCTGGGCATGCGACCACTGA
- a CDS encoding MMPL family transporter, with protein sequence MKFLTGRRSKWLIVALWLLALVLAGPLAQKLTDAQDNDAASWLPGSAESTQVLDISDHFRPEQIPAVVVYARDGGLTARDKQQIARDVQEIKGLTAHGIRGAETRGPVYDSPSTPKAAQIYVPITMDAKGWAELAPAVDTLRDQVGRGSGGLAVHITGPGGTSADFSKAFEGIDSTLLLSAMGVVIVMLLLTYRSPVLLFVPLVAVVVALFTAQALIYLLARHAGLTVNGQSAGILTVLVFGAGTDYALLLVARYREELRRHEDRHEAMALALHRAGPAVLASGATVVLSMLVLLAAEMNSTRGLGPVAALGVAVALLAMLTLFPALLLVFGRWIFWPVVPHFGSSDPTERGVWARMGHGISHRPRVVWGATALALAVLSLGLLQLRADGIGNADAFTGTPDSITGQKVSQRYFPAGSGDPLVVVADRVRGDQVRQAVAGTRGVAPDSVTVPPGTKPSYNGKVLFEATLTDPSDSAAAKHTVERVRDAVHALPGANAQVGGGTAALLDMERATTHDNVLIIPAVLLVVLLILGALLRSLVAPLLLIGTVVLSFAAALGASALAFRHVFDYAGEQTDFPLFVFVFLVALGIDYNIFLTTRIREEATRQGTRPGVVTGLAATGAVITSAGLVLAGTFAALGTLPMVAFAEIGFAVALGVLLDTFVVRSVLVTALFLDAGRKVWWPNRLAREDGTTRVVRESEVSRSGG encoded by the coding sequence ATCAAGTTCCTGACCGGACGTCGCAGCAAGTGGCTGATAGTGGCCCTCTGGCTGCTGGCGCTCGTGCTCGCGGGACCGCTCGCCCAGAAGCTCACGGACGCCCAGGACAACGACGCCGCCTCCTGGCTGCCCGGGTCCGCGGAGTCCACCCAGGTGCTCGACATCTCCGACCACTTCCGGCCCGAGCAGATACCGGCGGTCGTCGTGTACGCCCGCGACGGCGGACTCACGGCGCGGGACAAGCAGCAGATCGCGCGAGACGTCCAGGAGATCAAGGGGCTGACCGCGCACGGCATCCGCGGCGCCGAGACACGCGGACCCGTCTATGACAGTCCTTCCACTCCCAAAGCCGCCCAGATCTACGTGCCCATCACGATGGACGCCAAGGGCTGGGCCGAGCTCGCCCCGGCCGTCGACACCCTGCGCGACCAGGTGGGCAGGGGCAGCGGCGGGCTCGCGGTCCACATCACCGGGCCGGGCGGCACCTCCGCCGACTTCTCCAAGGCCTTCGAGGGCATCGACTCCACACTGCTGCTCTCGGCGATGGGCGTCGTGATCGTGATGCTGCTGCTGACCTACCGCAGCCCGGTCCTGCTCTTCGTGCCCCTCGTCGCGGTGGTCGTCGCCCTGTTCACCGCGCAGGCGCTGATCTATCTCCTGGCCCGGCACGCGGGCCTGACCGTCAACGGCCAGAGCGCGGGCATCCTCACCGTGCTGGTCTTCGGAGCCGGGACCGACTACGCGCTGCTCCTCGTCGCCCGCTACCGGGAGGAGCTGCGCCGCCACGAGGACCGGCACGAGGCGATGGCGCTGGCTCTGCACCGCGCGGGCCCCGCCGTGCTCGCCTCGGGCGCCACCGTGGTGCTGAGCATGCTGGTGCTGCTGGCCGCCGAGATGAACTCCACCCGCGGCCTGGGCCCGGTCGCCGCACTCGGCGTGGCGGTCGCGCTGCTGGCCATGCTCACGCTCTTTCCGGCCCTGCTCCTGGTCTTCGGCCGCTGGATCTTCTGGCCGGTGGTCCCGCACTTCGGCTCGTCCGACCCGACCGAGCGGGGCGTCTGGGCCCGTATGGGCCACGGCATCAGTCACCGGCCGCGGGTCGTCTGGGGCGCCACCGCCCTGGCGCTGGCCGTCCTCTCGCTGGGCCTCCTCCAGCTCCGCGCCGACGGCATCGGCAACGCGGACGCCTTCACCGGCACTCCCGACTCGATCACCGGGCAGAAGGTGTCACAGCGGTACTTCCCCGCGGGCAGCGGCGACCCGCTGGTGGTCGTCGCGGACCGGGTGCGGGGCGACCAGGTGCGGCAGGCGGTCGCCGGTACGCGCGGTGTCGCGCCGGACAGCGTCACCGTGCCGCCCGGGACGAAACCCTCGTACAACGGCAAGGTCCTGTTCGAGGCGACCCTGACCGACCCGTCCGACAGCGCGGCGGCCAAGCACACCGTCGAGCGTGTGCGCGACGCCGTCCACGCGCTGCCCGGCGCCAACGCCCAGGTGGGCGGCGGCACCGCGGCCCTGCTGGACATGGAGCGGGCGACCACGCACGACAACGTACTGATCATCCCGGCGGTCCTGCTGGTCGTGCTGCTGATCCTGGGCGCGCTGCTGCGGTCCCTGGTGGCCCCGCTGCTGCTGATCGGCACGGTGGTGCTGTCCTTCGCGGCGGCCCTCGGCGCCAGCGCCCTCGCCTTCCGGCACGTCTTCGACTACGCGGGCGAGCAGACGGACTTCCCGCTGTTCGTCTTCGTGTTCCTGGTGGCCCTGGGCATCGACTACAACATCTTCCTGACCACCCGCATCCGCGAGGAGGCCACCCGCCAGGGCACCCGTCCCGGAGTGGTGACGGGTCTGGCGGCGACCGGCGCGGTCATCACGTCCGCGGGCCTGGTCCTGGCCGGGACGTTCGCCGCGCTCGGCACCCTGCCCATGGTGGCCTTCGCGGAGATCGGCTTCGCCGTCGCCCTCGGCGTCCTGCTGGACACCTTCGTCGTACGGTCGGTCCTGGTCACAGCACTGTTCCTGGACGCCGGCCGGAAGGTGTGGTGGCCGAACCGGCTCGCACGCGAGGACGGTACGACCCGGGTCGTGCGCGAGTCAGAGGTCAGCCGGTCCGGCGGATGA
- a CDS encoding RsmB/NOP family class I SAM-dependent RNA methyltransferase has product MSEQSRRPRRPAKPYRRPQKDPVRILAFEALRAVDERDAYANLVLPPLLRKAREKEGPDQFDGRDAALATELVYGTLRRQGTYDAVIAACVDRPLREVDPPVLDVLSLGVHQLLGTRIPTHAAVSSSVELARVVLGDGRAKFVNAVLRKVAQHDLDGWLERVAPPYDEDPEDHLAVVHSHPRWVVSALWDSLGGGRAGIEDLLEADNERPEVTLVARPGRATAEELLREEAAVPGRWSPYAVRLAEGGEPGAVEAVREGRAGVQDEGSQLVALALANAPLEGPDEKWLDGCAGPGGKAALLAALAAERGAALLASEKQPHRAGLVAKALAYNPGPYQVIAADGTRPPWRPGTFDRVLMDVPCTGLGALRRRPEARWRRRPGDLDNFAPLQRALLRTALDSVRVGGVVGYATCSPHLAETRAVVQDLLKQRPDTELVDARPLLPGVPALGEGPDVQLWPHLHGTDAMYLALIRRTG; this is encoded by the coding sequence GTGAGTGAGCAGTCCCGGCGGCCCCGCAGGCCCGCCAAGCCCTACCGCCGTCCCCAGAAGGACCCGGTCCGCATCCTCGCGTTCGAGGCCCTGCGCGCCGTGGACGAGCGGGACGCGTACGCCAACCTCGTCCTGCCCCCGCTGCTGCGGAAGGCGCGGGAGAAGGAGGGCCCCGACCAGTTCGACGGCCGGGACGCCGCCCTCGCCACCGAGCTGGTGTACGGGACGCTGCGCAGGCAGGGCACGTACGACGCGGTGATCGCCGCCTGCGTCGACCGGCCGCTGCGGGAGGTCGACCCGCCGGTGCTCGACGTGCTCAGCCTCGGGGTGCATCAGCTGCTCGGCACCCGCATCCCGACGCACGCCGCCGTGTCATCCTCCGTCGAGCTCGCGCGCGTCGTCCTCGGCGACGGGCGGGCCAAGTTCGTCAACGCCGTGCTCCGCAAGGTCGCGCAGCACGACCTCGACGGGTGGCTGGAGCGGGTCGCGCCGCCCTACGACGAGGACCCCGAGGACCATCTCGCCGTCGTGCACTCGCACCCTCGCTGGGTCGTCTCCGCGCTGTGGGACTCGCTCGGCGGCGGGCGCGCCGGGATCGAGGACCTGCTGGAGGCCGACAACGAGCGGCCCGAGGTGACCCTCGTCGCCCGGCCCGGGCGGGCCACGGCCGAGGAGTTGCTCCGTGAGGAGGCCGCCGTGCCGGGGCGCTGGTCGCCGTACGCCGTGCGGCTCGCCGAGGGCGGGGAGCCAGGCGCCGTCGAGGCCGTTCGGGAGGGCCGGGCCGGTGTGCAGGACGAGGGCAGCCAGCTGGTCGCCCTCGCACTCGCCAACGCGCCGCTGGAGGGCCCGGACGAGAAGTGGCTCGACGGCTGCGCGGGGCCCGGCGGCAAGGCCGCGCTGCTGGCCGCGCTCGCCGCCGAACGCGGAGCCGCGCTGCTCGCCTCCGAGAAGCAGCCGCACCGCGCCGGCCTGGTCGCGAAGGCACTGGCCTACAACCCGGGGCCGTACCAGGTCATCGCCGCCGACGGGACCCGGCCGCCGTGGCGGCCCGGCACCTTCGACCGGGTGCTGATGGACGTGCCGTGCACCGGTCTCGGCGCCCTGCGCAGACGGCCCGAGGCCAGGTGGCGGCGCCGCCCGGGGGACCTGGACAACTTCGCGCCGCTGCAGCGCGCCCTGCTGCGCACCGCGCTCGACTCGGTGCGCGTCGGCGGGGTCGTCGGCTACGCCACCTGCTCGCCGCACCTCGCCGAGACCCGTGCCGTGGTCCAGGACCTGCTCAAGCAGCGCCCGGACACCGAACTCGTCGACGCCCGCCCGCTACTGCCCGGCGTACCGGCCCTCGGGGAGGGCCCCGACGTACAGCTGTGGCCGCATCTGCACGGCACCGACGCCATGTATCTGGCGCTCATCCGCCGGACCGGCTGA
- the fmt gene encoding methionyl-tRNA formyltransferase, translating to MKLVFAGTPEVAVPALDALIASGRHEVAAVVTRPDAPAGRGRRLVASPVAERAEEAGIEVLKPLKPRDPEFLERLAQIAPDCCPVVAYGALLPRVALDVPAHGWVNLHFSLLPAWRGAAPVQHSIMAGDEITGASTFLIEEGLDSGPVYGTVTEEIRPSDTSGDLLTRLAFAGAGLLAATMDGIEDGSLKAVPQPADGITLAPKITVEDARIDWTVPALRVDRVVRGCTPAPGAWTTFRGERLKLVQATPVPERTDLLPGQLAVGKNSVHVGTGSYAVELLWVQAQGKKPMRAADWARGVRIAVGETLDG from the coding sequence ATGAAGCTCGTCTTCGCCGGTACCCCCGAGGTCGCCGTTCCCGCTCTGGACGCTCTCATCGCCTCCGGGCGGCACGAGGTGGCCGCCGTCGTCACGCGGCCCGACGCGCCGGCCGGGCGCGGGCGCAGGCTGGTCGCGTCACCCGTGGCCGAGCGGGCGGAGGAGGCCGGGATCGAGGTGCTGAAGCCGCTCAAGCCGCGGGACCCCGAGTTCCTGGAGCGGCTGGCGCAGATCGCCCCGGACTGCTGCCCCGTGGTCGCCTACGGCGCCCTGCTGCCCCGTGTCGCCCTCGACGTCCCCGCCCACGGCTGGGTCAATCTGCACTTCTCGCTGCTGCCCGCCTGGCGCGGGGCGGCGCCCGTGCAGCACTCCATCATGGCGGGGGACGAGATCACGGGTGCCTCCACCTTCCTCATCGAGGAAGGGCTGGACTCGGGGCCGGTGTACGGGACCGTCACCGAGGAGATCCGGCCCAGCGACACCAGCGGCGACCTGCTCACCCGGCTCGCCTTCGCCGGCGCCGGGCTGCTCGCCGCGACCATGGACGGCATCGAGGACGGCTCGCTCAAGGCCGTGCCGCAGCCGGCCGACGGCATCACCCTGGCGCCGAAGATCACCGTCGAGGACGCCCGGATCGACTGGACCGTCCCGGCCCTGCGCGTCGACCGGGTGGTGCGCGGCTGCACCCCGGCCCCCGGCGCCTGGACCACCTTCCGCGGCGAACGGCTCAAGCTCGTCCAGGCCACGCCCGTACCGGAGCGGACCGACCTGCTCCCGGGGCAGCTGGCCGTTGGCAAGAACAGCGTGCACGTGGGCACCGGGTCCTACGCCGTCGAGCTGCTGTGGGTGCAGGCCCAGGGCAAGAAGCCGATGCGGGCGGCGGACTGGGCGCGAGGGGTGCGGATCGCCGTGGGCGAGACGCTGGACGGCTGA